From Salvelinus sp. IW2-2015 linkage group LG33, ASM291031v2, whole genome shotgun sequence, one genomic window encodes:
- the slc20a1a gene encoding sodium-dependent phosphate transporter 1-A, which translates to MESTTRASLAAATTLATAAYSSDMSGYLWLLILGFVIAFILAFSVGANDVANSFGTAVGSGVVTLRQACILATIFETVGSMLLGAKVSETIRKGIIDVNMYNGSEHVLMAGSISAMFGSAVWQLTASFLKLPISGTHCIVGATLGFSMVAKGHHGVKWMELLRIVASWFLSPLLSGIMSAVLFYFVRKFILNKEDPVPNGLRALPVFYAITMAINLFSIMFTGAPLLGFNKMPWWVTLLISLGCALVTGLVVWFFVCPRLKKKIRRKVASSPCMTPLMEKTPSKPALQEHPSTIQPCDSVPQTPPAYEKRAAFKIGGSEEADLDSNMDTKDLGASSGINGMGPMTITDPHSGQAHTVHKDSGLYKDLLHKLHLAKVGDCIGDDDGRPIRRNNSYTSYTLAIYGIHGDPRYKEGELADQRRRSRLDSYNSYCSAVADGGTVAKEEAGAVGLTLEAGQDILQEEDELEVDRPEVTHLFRFLQILTACFGSFAHGGNDVSNAIGPLVALWLVFESGSVVSNAPTPIWLLLYGGVGITAGLWVWGRRVIQTMGKDLTPITPSSGFSIELSSALTVVVASNIGLPVSTTHCKVGSVVAVGWLRSRKAVDWRLFRNIFIAWFVTVPISGLISAAIMALFTYVIL; encoded by the exons ATGGAGTCTACCACTAGAGCATCTCTCGCAGCAGCCACCACTTTAGCTACCGCGGCCTATTCAAGCGATATGTCAGGCTACCTGTGGCTACTGATCCTGGGCTTTGTCATTGCCTTCATCCTGGCCTTCTCTGTGGGGGCCAATGATGTGGCCAACTCATTTGGCACGGCGGTGGGCTCTGGCGTGGTCACCTTACGGCAGGCCTGCATCCTGGCCACTATCTTTGAGACAGTGGGCTCCATGCTGCTGGGGGCCAAAGTCAGCGAGACCATCCGCAAGGGCATCATCGATGTGAACATGTACAATGGCTCCGAACACGTGCTGATGGCAGGCTCCATCAGTGCCATGTTTG GTTCTGCTGTGTGGCAACTGACCGCTTCATTTTTGAAGCTCCCTATATCTGGAACCCACTGTATTGTGGGTGCGACACTTGGTTTCTCCATGGTAGCCAAAGGTCATCACGGGGTCAAATGGATGGAGCTACTACGCATTG TGGCATCTTGGTTCCTCTCACCTCTGCTGTCAGGCATCATGTCAGCAGTTCTCTTCTATTTTGTTCGTAAATTCATCCTGAATAAG GAGGACCCTGTTCCCAACGGCCTGAGAGCTCTCCCTGTCTTCTATGCTATCACCATGGCCATCAACCTGTTCTCCATCATGTTCACTGGAGCCCCCT TGCTGGGGTTCAACAAAATGCCATGGTGGGTAACACTGCTCATATCGCTAGGCTGCGCCCTCGTCACAGGCCTGGTCGTGTGGTTCTTCGTCTGTCCACGGCTCAAAAAGAAGATCAGGC GTAAAGTTGCCTCCAGCCCCTGTATGACTCCACTGATGGAGAAGACCCCTTCCAAACCTGCCCTACAGGAGCATCCCTCCACAATTCAACCTTGTGACTCTGTTCCCCAGACACCACCAGCCTATGAGAAAAGGGCGGCCTTTAAGATTGGAGGTTCAGAGGAGGCTGATCTGGACAGCAACATGGACACCAAAGACTTAGGCGCTAGCAGCG GTATTAATGGCATGGGCCCCATGACCATCACAGACCCACACAGTGGTCAGGCTCACACTGTACACAAGGATTCAGGGCTCTACAAAGACCTGCTGCACAAGCTTCACCTAGCTAAGGTGGGTGACTGCATTGGTGACGACGATGGACGGCCCATACGGCGGAACAACAGCTACACCTCCTACACCCTGGCCATCTATGGCATCCATGGGGACCCCAGATACAAGGAGGGAGAGCTAGCAGATCAGCGGAGGAGATCGCGGCTGGACAGCTACAACAGCTACTGCTCGGCAGTAGCAGATGGTGGCACAGTGGCTAAGGAGGAGGCAGGGGCTGTGGGGCTGACACTGGAGGCTGGCCAGGACATACTCcaagaggaggatgagctggaggTGGACCGGCCAGAGGTCACACATCTCTTCCGGTTCCTCCAGATCCTCACCGCTTGTTTCGGCTCTTTCGCCCATGGAGGAAATGATGTCAG TAATGCGATTGGTCCTCTGGTGGCCCTGTGGCTGGTGTTTGAGAGTGGCTCTGTGGTGTCCAATGCCCCCACACCTATCTGGCTGCtgttgtatggaggagtgggcatcACTGCTGGGCTCTGGGTGTGGGGACGCAGAGTGATCCAGACCATGGGCAAGGACCTCACCCCAATCACCCCCTCCAG TGGATTTAGCATTGAACTGTCCTCAGCGCTCACAGTGGTAGTGGCCTCCAATATTGGTCTCCCTGTTAGCACAACTCACTGCAAG GTGGGCTCTGTGGTTGCTGTTGGATGGCTGCGCTCCAGGAAGGCTGTTGACTGGCGTCTCTTCAGGAACATCTTCATCGCCTGGTTTGTAACCGTCCCCATCTCTGGGCTCATCAGTGCTGCCATCATGGCTCTCTTCACCTATGTTATCCTGTGA